TTAAAATGATAGGTGTTATGTTGATCTAGCCGCGTCACGTTGCAGGGGTTGGACCGTCGGCAGTCGTATTCCTTCCAGTCAAATTCATCAGCTTTGTCCGAAGCGCAGTGTTCCCCTCCCGCCGGGTTCTTCAACCGTCGATACCAAACAAAATACTTGGTGTTCGACAAGCCCCCGTCGAATCCCGCTTCCCACTTCAAAGTCACAAAAGTGGGCCCTACTTTTTGGCTAGATAAAGTGCGCGGCGATTCGGGAGCGCCTTTTGGTTGCAACCTAATCTGCGGGCGAATGCTGCCCAACGAATTCTTCACTTTACAGTAATAATCGCCGTAATCCTGCGCCTTCACGTTGCGTATGAGCAGAATGCTTAAATAGGAGTCGTTATTATCAGTCGTTGTGGTTATTTCGTAGTGGCCGTCGGAGGACATTTGCAACGGTGCGGTATTAGAGCCGTAAAACCACTGAAATTCCGGCTTCGGGTAAGCTTGGACTCTACACGATATTTCCGCGTTTTCCATGACATCGTAAGCTACTTTGTTTTGTTGTCGGATTGATATTGGCTCGTCTGGAaagaagaattttttaataaccatAGCGAACGTCACCGTGAACAATGAAAACATTGAAAGAGAAATTGTTTCGATAAACTGTAGTCGCAGTCATTTTCTACGCTTTTACTTTTATGctcctataaaaatatttagttctaAGACGCTTTATGgccatataatacaaaaatttgtatttaacattttatttaaaattgcctCTAAAGCAATTACTTTGTGTAGATTAAATTGTGAAACAATAAGATATAATGCTACGTAAGAAGAATTCAATTATACTTACGTTCAATTCGTAGTTGCATGGTTGATTCTACTTTCTTCACTTCGTTTTCAAAGGAACATGAATACACTCCTCTGTCGTCGGGAAGTAAGTCATCGCCGTTTGGTCTCGCTCGACCCCGGAACCTTAACATGCTTTGTATATTGAAGACGGCATTTCTACTTTcgtttatttcagtttttacCTCATATAGATTGGCATCAGCCTTAATTTCAGAATTGTCTTTGTACCATTTGACATGTGGCAGTGGTTTTCCCAGCGCAACACATGTCAATGAAAAGTTCCTTTCGCCTGAATTCTTAATCATGTGTGGTTGAAGTTTTGATTGAAAACGGGGAGGTTGATAGACTTCAAGGTTCACGGAGGCTATATCACCGTGGCCGAGTTCGTTAGTGGCCTGGCAGTGATAGACTCCTTCACTGCCGAGATGAGCGCTTGGAATCGTGTATTTGTTGCCGGTTGCTAATACATTCGGTTTAACATCTCCAACGTCGATGTCTCTAAACCATCTGTACTGAGGGGCCGGCCAACCTGGGGGTTTGGCGCTACACGTCAAAGTAACTCCTGCTCCTTCCTGAGCGACAGGTCGGTCGGGACTGATGAACGCTCGGCCGGGCTTGTGCCTCACCAGCACTGCCACAGAAGCACTGCTCGCTCTCTCCATTCGGTTTCCCGTCGACGACGTTATCACATTCACAGCTTTGCAAACATAAGTCCCCGCCATTTCAGCATCTACTCTGGTTAGTACCAAAGTGTTGCCCTTTTGGCGAAAGTCATTTTTTCCTTCCTTTGTCCATTCGATTGAGATGGGTTCAGGATTGGCGGATACTTCACAACGTATTTCAACTGTACCACCTTCTTCGGCCTCATACGTTTTAGAGTCAACTGTGACGCTTGGTGGATATAGCACGTCTAAATAAATGTCCTTTTCACCGGGATGGTCGAGGCCATTATCAGCGCTACAAGTATACTTTCCTGCGTCCTGTACAGTCACCCCTTGAATAGTGTGAATGaaagaatttgaaatatatttgccATTTCTAGTCCATCTCACGCTGTTCACCTTAGGTTTAGCATCAACTTTACACTCCATTGTCGCTGTGCCGTCAATTTCTACGTGCAGCGGATTTTCCGGACCAATTTCGATTCGAGGAAAATCTGCAACAAAACTGGGTTTTAGAAGTTCTAGATCTaaataactgtgtaatattgaCTCGGTTTGATTAATTCTTTCGTAACTTATGGTTTgattttcgatttttaaaaatccatATGCTTCAAtgtttacacaaaataaataaagaattcacATCTGTTAAAAATTCCAAACTAAAGAAAACAGTTTTACCATCTAAAGATCAATACCATACATCGAAAGCTTCGTGCAGCGATCAACTGTTTACAAGTAAGAGCAACTATGTATTTGATATCAATAACAGGCAGACGCatgtaatgtttaataaaacactgCAGTTTATAGGAAGCGGATGTAAGTCTGTTCTACTTATGAGCAGATCAGTAACGCATGTTTACCGAATACGTTCAAATTAGAACGTAGATCGAGCAAGGCACATGCTTTTCATTTAGGTcacgaaattaaaaatgctgGCATCTGGCAGGCATTTCAAGTAAACTGACAGGAAGGTATTAtgcaaatgataaatatttatattactgagTAAAGagagattaaataaacaatttatatataaatctgtaTTGCTTTAGTACGTTTCCACATTAATTGTAGTTTCAAGCTGTATTCTAAACTCTATGAAGAACAACTTTAATCCCctatttttacagttttatcATTGtgcagtttttaattaaataaatggtatGCACCTTCATTACaagcattgttttaaattaacggTGACAAGA
Above is a genomic segment from Zerene cesonia ecotype Mississippi chromosome 19, Zerene_cesonia_1.1, whole genome shotgun sequence containing:
- the LOC119834211 gene encoding neural cell adhesion molecule 2-like translates to MECKVDAKPKVNSVRWTRNGKYISNSFIHTIQGVTVQDAGKYTCSADNGLDHPGEKDIYLDVLYPPSVTVDSKTYEAEEGGTVEIRCEVSANPEPISIEWTKEGKNDFRQKGNTLVLTRVDAEMAGTYVCKAVNVITSSTGNRMERASSASVAVLVRHKPGRAFISPDRPVAQEGAGVTLTCSAKPPGWPAPQYRWFRDIDVGDVKPNVLATGNKYTIPSAHLGSEGVYHCQATNELGHGDIASVNLEVYQPPRFQSKLQPHMIKNSGERNFSLTCVALGKPLPHVKWYKDNSEIKADANLYEVKTEINESRNAVFNIQSMLRFRGRARPNGDDLLPDDRGVYSCSFENEVKKVESTMQLRIEHEPISIRQQNKVAYDVMENAEISCRVQAYPKPEFQWFYGSNTAPLQMSSDGHYEITTTTDNNDSYLSILLIRNVKAQDYGDYYCKVKNSLGSIRPQIRLQPKGAPESPRTLSSQKVGPTFVTLKWEAGFDGGLSNTKYFVWYRRLKNPAGGEHCASDKADEFDWKEYDCRRSNPCNVTRLDQHNTYHFKVIYFCIFPNIHFACSVR